The stretch of DNA GTGTCGTTATCAACCGATGGACCTGCAGTTCCAAACAACTTGGTTGCCTCCTGTAAGATTGATGCACGCTTCTCAGCACCGATCGCCTTTAATCCAGCAAGCGCTGACTTCCAGTGATCGCCCGATGAATTCACGAAATATTGTGAATGCCCTCCGTTGCAGACTTCGCTGTCGTACATAAATACAGCATAGTAGTGCTTTTGAGGAGACGAAAGTTGATCGAACCCTTGTTTATCCAAAGCATCAAAGATGACCTCACGCGCATTCGTCACACCAGACAATATCGCCAGTGCCTCTGCTGCAGCTCTTTGAATCTTCTCGTTACCTGACGTCAATTCCGATCGAAACAACTCTTCTGCTGAGGCATCAGGGTGATTTGCATAAGCGATAAGTGCCTCGGAATAATTGTAGCCATGAGGGTAATCGGCAACGAGAGGCTTCAGCGTCTTAAGAAGCGGCAGAAGTGTGTCATGAGGAATTTTATGGCCTGCTGTATTCAATGCCCGAATGATGTACTGAAGCTGTTTGTTCTCGATGGAAAAATAATCGGACGAGAGCAGAATAGACATCGCACGATTGGTATCGATTGCAAGCAATAGACCAGGAGCACGACCACTGACCGAGTTATCGGGACGATCCAGCAGTTTCGTTAATGCTGGAACCATGGCATCGAGGAATTCCGGGGTGCATCGTTTGGCTCGAATTCCTCCTTCGACACCCATCATCGCGAAAGAGCGAACATAGTCGTCATCATCACCCAGAGCTCTCAGCATGGGCTCAATACATTCAGACGTGCCGATGTTACCTAGAGCATGAGCAGCATACTTGCGAAAATAGCTGTCATTATGCTGCATATAATTAGCCAGAGGCTGTGCTGCCTGGGGCGACCCAGACGACTCTAGTAAATCGGCAATTCGCTCGAAAGGCGATGCCGGGCCAGGGACATAACCTCCGTCACCGAATTTCATCGAAGCAGTTTTGGGATTGTTAAGTGCATTAATAAGCATTGGTACGGCCTTCATGCCGACCAGTTGAAGACGATCAAAGTTGAAGTGTTTGTCCTTCTCATCAAAGAGTTGATCGACCATTTTCTGGATTTCTTCATCCGAAATATCGTCAGGGATCGTTAACGCTTTTCGAGAGGCGAAATAGTCAGCAGCGGCTTGCTTGTAGTCGGGATTTTTCAACCAGTCGCTAAAACCACCATTTTCGCCATGGCGAGGTCTGAGCATTCGATATGTAATGAAGGTTCCTATGGAGATTATTACGACGATCCCTAAAATGAATGCGGCGTATTTCATACCATACCCTTAAAGATCTATGGTGGACTACTGTTGGTCATTTTCAGACTTATTGCCAAGACTTATATAAACTCGCCATGGAGCTTGTGGTTGCCATCTGCTTTCTGCAAAACAACTGCTTGTTGAACGTTTGCTAGAACATACTTGCCTGAAGCAGCAGCGAGCATGGGACAAGGCAATATTCCTCCAGGCAAATCCCCTCTAGGCGATATCTCCCAGGGCTTCATCGGCTGCATCGAGAGTCTGCTTCAAGTGATCTTCCGTTAAAGCGGCAGACACAAAGTGGGCCTCGAACTGGCTGCAGGCGAGATAGATTCCTCGCTCGAGCATCCCATGAAAGAACCGGGCAAAGCGTTTTGTATCGCTCCGTTTCGCCACCTCATAACCGGTCACAACATCGGGATTAAAGAACAGTGTGATCATACTTCCCACATGCGGGCACGTATGAGGCAGCCCATGCTTTGTGGCGAGTTCACTCAGGCCTTGAGCCAGGCGCGAGGTGTAGTTTGCCAGAGTTGCATAAGGCCGTTCATCACGCAGCACACTGAGTGTGGCAATCCCGCTGGCCATCGCCACGGGGTTGCCGGAAAGCGTTCCCGCCTGATAGACCGGCCCGACTGGCGAAACCTTCCTCATGATATCGGCTCGCCCGCCATAGGCCCCGACAGGCATTCCGCCACCAATAATCTTTCCGAGAGTCGTCATATCGGGCGTGATCCCGAACAACTCCTGGGCACCACCATACGCCAGACGAAAACCGGTCATGACTTCATCGAAAATCAACACTGTTCCATGCTGAGAACACAACTCACGCAGCAGCTTCAGAAACTCGGGCGAAGGGACAACCAGACCCATATTCCCGACCACAGGTTCGAGAATCACCGCAGCAAACTGATTCGGCTGCTGACGAAATGCATTTGCCAATCCCTCGCAATCGTTGTACTCCAGAACGGTCGTATGTTCTGTCACGTTTGCAGGAATTCCCGGGCTCGATGGGACACCATGGGTCAAGGCTCCACTTCCTGCCGAAACCAGCAGGCTGTCGACATGGCCATGATAACAACCTGCAAACTTGATCAATCGATCCCGACCGGTGAATCCCCGCGCGACACGGATGGCCGACATCGTGGCTTCAGTCCCCGAGTTCGTCATCCGCACCATCTCGATCGACGGGACGGCCTCAATGACCATTTGTGCCAGTTCATTCTCGGCTTCACAAGGGGCACCAAAGCTCGTACCTCTATCGACAGCCGCATGAATGGCGGCAGTTACCATGGGATGGCGATGCCCTAAAATGTGCGGGCCCCACGAACCGATGTAATCGAGGTATCGATTCCCATCAATGTCATACAGGTAAGGTCCTTCCCCACGATCCATAACGACGGGTGTGCCACCGACACCACCAAAAGCACGAGCGGGGCTGTTGACACCGCCGGGAATCAGCTTTTGAGCCGCTGCAAAGACGTCCTCACTGCGAGAGTGATTCAAACGAACTCTATTCTCAATCGATCGAGGTGAATGAGCGACAGACATGCAGCATCCCAGCAGAAAATCAGCCATCAACAAATGCCTGCAACCGCAAAATGGCTGCACTCAGCATGAGAAGTTTAGGCAACCACGTGTACTTCGCAAATGAGACCGATATTCGGGCTTACTTCGATTCAGCCTCGGCATCCTCATCGAGTTCCGCCGCCAGCAGTCCTTTCTCGATCCCGATGGCCATGAGCCGGATCCATGCCTGCTCGGCCTGATAACTCAAGACCAGACCATTTTCGAGTGGCCTCAGCGACGCTTTGAGCGCGCCGACGGATGGATCAACCGGCGGCAGATCCGCAGGCAACACCGGCTTAAGCATCGTCTCGGCCAGATCCTTCAAGTTCGTACTGGTGATGTAGAAAGGGATCTTCCGTCGGCTGGCCAATGGGTCGGCAGGGGCCTGAATTTTCTCGATGATCTCGGCCAAACGCGATTTTGTCAGTTCGAGTGATAGCGTGGAATAGCAGATCAAATCATCGCTGATCCACAAATACACCTTCTGCTGAATGAGAGTGGCTTCTGGAGTTTTAGCTCCATCGCCTGCGGGCTTTTCTTCAAGTTCGACTTTTGGAAAACCAGGGATCTCTTCAAGTGCCTTGGCAGGATCCTGATAGGGCATCAGGTAATCCAACTGATGGATGGGCAGCCCCTGAAAGCTGCCCACCCCTAACGAAACTTTCTGCACCAACTGGGAGTCATTGACTCGGATCTCTTCCAGTTTGGGTAAGAGGACGGTCATGTCTGCACTGAGATTTTTTCTCGGAGCGAAGGCGGTGACGGCCAACCCGTTGAAGACAGTTTTCTCGGGAGCTGTCTGCCCATCCGAGGCAGTGGCCGTTGTTGGCTGCGTCTCTGAAAAATTCTCCAATGACTTTCCACTGAACACGGTTCGCGTCAGATCCTGCAGCGGCTTCAACGCCTTGACCAGATCTCGCTGCGCTTCCACCTCTTTCACTTGAGCCCGCACCGCCTCTTCCATCATCTTGGCGATAATTCCACCCATTGGAGAGAGTGTCTTCCCTGCTCGAAAGCCTGTGTAGGCAAATGAATTCAGTTCGGCGGGCTTGTTCGTTTCCAGCAGTTTGATCAGTCGGCCATCCTGCACCCGCCAGCTATCAATCATGCGGGAAGCACCACTTTCAGCAGTCACATGCCAAGGAATCGAAACTTCCATCAGTTCAAGCTCAGGATCGATCTTCATCCCCAGTGTGATATCCGTCCCGTCAGCACACAGCTTTTCAAAGGCACCGGCATAACTGTTTAGAAATGTTCTCAAAGCCGACTTGAAGAGTTTTTCGACCTCAGGTGATGGCCAGTTGCTGGATTCTGAAGACTGCTTTGCCAACTCTTCGGCAGCCTGGGCCATCCCTGCTCGAATTCCGACTCCAATCAGATTGCGAATTCCGGGGGGAACTTCAGAGAGCCGCACCGATGCCGAGAAATCAAACTGTTTGGCGTCTTCCTTAGCCGAGTCGTCGAAGCGTGCAAAGGTTCGAAATGGTTTCTCGAGTACCTTGGCGTTACAGAGGAGCAACGAATCGCCCACTTCAATGGCATGTGTGATTCCGGGAATCACTTCGGGGATTTCCCACACGCCCGCCTGACCGGGAACCTTAACAGGGGGAGTGGCCTCAGGATTGTCCTTGCCGAGTCCTTGCAGAAAAACCACGGGATCGGTCACGGGAAACGACAAGACAAACCACGGCTCGTCCTGAATGGTCTCTCCCAGGAACACCATCAGACCCAGGGGCCGGTTGCGATCCGCACCATCGGGTTCATTCCATTCATCCAGCCATTTGCGATATTTCTTTTCCAGAGCAGCACGATCCTGGAAGAAGCTCGCGATGTATTGGGAGGCCTTTTCCACTCGATCGATACTGGCCACCTGCACCACGCAGAATGGCTTTTTGATCGCAGGTGCTCCCCCTTCGCCCGGCTTTCCAGCCTCCTGGCCCTGGCTCGTGTTCACGGTGTAAAGGCAAACCCCAACACTCACCACAACCAGCAGAAGCACTCGCATGAAAGCGGAATTAACGACCAAGAGCTTTCGATTCCCACAACAGATCTCCCATCGGGCTGCAGAAAAACTGAAGAACTCACTCGATACAAACATGACAATTTTCCGTACGCAGGCCAGAGAAAGTGATCAACGCGAAAACGAGTCCTTGCCAAGTACCACTCACCTGAAAACGCAGGTCGCATCTTGAACAGAGTACCTCTTGGCCGGAGGATCCTTGATTAGTATTGACCATGCAAAGCCACGGATCAATGCGAAAGCCATCTTCGGGATAAAAACATCGAACAGTTCTCAACAAAACCTTTCTCTCCGATACAACAGTCTTTGACACTTCCGTAACTTCCAGGCCTCAGGCTGTACCTCTCATAAACCCAGCCAACTCGCCATTGAAATCATGCTAAACCACGACAGTGTCACAACTCCAGGACCAACTCCCTCGACCACTCTTGGGCACCTGCCCCTGACCGAGCACCAATTCCCGCACAGGTCTCAGCAGTGATCGCTCACCGGTCAGTATGCTCTCGCACCCTGCTGACGACAGACTCCTCAACCTCCACAGTCCCCCCATGGCCCCGCATCCTGGCATGCGCATCCTCCAATCGCATCAGTGGAACAGAATGTGCAACTCCTGATTTACGTCGTTACCAGACGATTGAAAATTTAACAAAAGATCGTCTTAGCGCAAGAAAACATGAATCTGCTATCTAACAAGCGATCAATATAACTGTTGAAGTTGAATAAAGCTCATCACTATCACGATGCACATCTACGACGAATGACTAATGATTCGCTGTTATCAATTGACCACCCACAAGTCAGGAAACAAGAATGCGAATTCTCTCTTTAAGTCTCCTCTGCTGCATCGCCAGTGCCTGCGGCTATATGGACCCCGGGACTGCCAGTCAGCCCACCACTCCGACCACTTCTCACAAAGTCTCGATTCCTGATCCATCCCCAACCAACACAGGGATCAATGCACGCGATCGCACTGACGTAACGATGACACCGTTTGACCAGAATGAAAATCCCAAGGATATCGCTACCACCGCAGATATCCGTAAACGTATTGTTGGCAGCACCATGTCGGTCAGTGCTGGCAACACTAAAATCATGACTAGAAATGGCAAAGTGACGCTTCGAGGACCTGTTGCCACTTCAGCTGAAAAGTCCCAGATCGACGTTATCGCTAAAGAGGTTGCTGGTACCGATAATGTTGATAACCAACTCGAGGTTTCCAGTAATCCATCCACATCTCCTGAGAATTAACGATTCCATAGAATCTTAAAACATCAAGTCAACGGCATGAAGTTCCATGAAAATCAAGTTTATAGATTTTCCATATCAAGAATCACTCTCGTTCAGTTTCCCCACCACTTGCAAGAAAGCTCTCAAATGTCAAGTTCTGTGATCTGTACTGCTAACATTCGCCAAACTGAATCAATTATTCGCAACCTGAAAGACGCAGGGTTTCAAGGAAACGACATCTCTGTTCTGATGGCCGACCAGGCCCAGACGCGAGATTTCGCTTATGAAAAGAATACAAAGGCACCCGAAGGTGCGACTGCCGGTGCCGGCACCGGTCTTGTCATTGGAGGCACACTGGGATGGCTGGCAGGAATTGGCTTGCTAGCAATTCCCGGGCTCGGCCCATTCATTGCTGCGGGCCCTATCATGGCAGCACTTAGCGGTGCTGCTGTGGGCGGTACGCTCGGCGGACTGACCGGTGCTCTGATTGGAATGGGCCTGCCAGAAATTGAAGCGAAACTTTACGAATCGAAAGTGAAGGCGGGGAACTCACTGATTTCCGTCCAGTCGGAAGATTGTAACGAGTGTGAGCGAGCGAGAATCATCTTTGAACGCGCAGGGGCTAAAGATATTTCGAACGTTGGTGAATTGTCCGCGCAGCCAGTCATTCTTAATGACGCGTAACATCGAAGATCCAGACATCGATGTCGTCGCGCGAAAGTGTCGCAACCAACAAGTTTTTGATTGGCGAGATTCTCCCGGGACCCGGCGTTGTTGAACAAATGTAACAGTGCATTCCTGAATTCACCGGCTGATCAATACGAGTCTTCAGTGTCTTTTCTGTCTTTCCTGAATCGTACTTTTTTTGAAGGAATTCTCATGGTTCCGGCAACAGATCGATTATCGCAAGTGGGTACCCGATCTGAAGCTCAGATCCATTCGGAGGGGTGTCTTGCCCGCGTGATCGAGCAACAGACCGCCAAACTTCCCTCCGACCTCTGGCTCTGGGCTTCACTAGGTTCTATGGGAGCCTCACTTTATTTTCAGTACCAGGGACGTCGTAACGAAGCCCTGTTCGTCGGCCAATGGGCAGCTCCTCTGCTGCTTGTGGGCGTCTATAACAAGCTGGTAAAGATTGCCGGCTCTGATCGCATCCAGAGATGATCTGCTCCTGCAGGTTCAACGGTAGCAAAGAGATTTCCATCCCGCGACAACCATTCGGGCAACGACTTGAGTCAACTCCCGTCAGGATCGATTTATCGACTGGCGAGAGGCAGGGGAGATATGCAATGATGCAACAGATCATTCCGGTCTCCTCCGCATTTTGAGCCGTCCGTCATGACTGATTCCGCCGATCTTTCCACCTTCGATCTCTCAAATCGCAAGCTCGGCGATTTTCAGCTCATTCGCAGGCTGGGTCGTGGTGGGATGGCTGAGGTTTATCTGGCGGAACAACTTTCGCTCAAGCGATCGGTCGCAGTCAAAGTCTTGCGTCCTGAGTTCATACAGGATCAGACTTACCTCAAACGCTTTCAACAAGAAGCCAAGGCTGCAGCGGGACTGAACCACGCCAACATTGTTCAGGTGTACACAATTGGCGAAGCGGATGGCGTGCAGTTCATTGCCCAGGAGTATGTTCAGGGCCGCAACCTCAAAGAATATCTGGTGCGTAAGGGGGCGCTCGATGTGAATGCCGCCATGCAGATCATGCGGCAAGTCGCTTCAGCGCTTCAAGTGGCCGGTGCTGCGGGAATTATTCATCGCGATATTAAACCCGAGAACATTCTGCTCACGCGTAAGGGCGAAGCCAAAGTCGCCGACTTTGGCCTGGCTCAACTCACTCGCCCAGGCGAAAAGGTCGAACTCACACAAGTGGGAGTGACCATGGGCACTCCACTCTATATGAGCCCCGAGCAGGTCAATGGCAAGCCGCTCGATGTTCGCAGCGACATCTATTCGTTTGGTGTCCTGTGTTTCCACATGCTCTGTGGTCGCCCGCCTTTTCAAGGTGAAACGGCCCTGTCAATTGCCGTGCAGCATTTGAATGTGGCCCCACCACCGATCAGCGATTTAAGACCTGATCTTCCCAAGCCACTTGTGCAACTCATCGAACGGATGATGGCCAAAAAGCGGGAAGACCGCCCTGCCGATGCCGGTGTCATCCTGACGGATCTCAAACAGATCAGCCGCCTCGTCAACCAGCGCGACGAAACGCCGGAAGTTCGACCACTCAGGCAGCCCACCAAAACACCTTCTATGCATCGCACCCAGCGGCAAAAGCTCATCAGACATGCTCTATTCACGCTGCTGGCCATGCTGCTGGTCGGTTCGGCTTCAGCCGGAGTCGGCTGGCTCATGCGCACTCCCGACCCATTTCTCGAACCTGCCAAAAACACCGATCAAGTTCCCCAGCAGGAAACAGCACAGGCCCAATATTACTACGCTCTGACTCGCGGTTACGACGAAGCGGCCTGGAAAAGTGTGATCACTTACTTCCCCGATGCGGGGCTGGAGAATCGCCGGGCCAAAGAGCAACTGGCAATTATCTATCTGAAATCGGATCGACTTCCTCAGGCTGAAGAAATCTGCCAGCAATTCCTGCGCGATGGTGAACAAGACCCGACCTTAAGGGCCCATGGTTTAGCGGGATTAGCTGTGATCGAAAGTTTGCGTGGCAATGCTGCTGCCTCACAAAACTACATCCAGCAGTATCAGGCCTTGCGTAAGGAAATTTCTCCTGAACTGGGTCGTTTGCTACAGGAAACAATCAATCGGCAAGGCCGTGCCAATCGCAGTTCAACCAGCATGAACATCGACAACTGGTATTTGTCTCCTGGCTTAAATGAACCCCAGGAACGCGCCCCCGGGCGAGATTTTCGCAGGCAATCTTAATCCATGCCCAGGCTCTTTTTTGGCAACTTCACTTTCGAGCACGAACTGGCTGATCCTCATTTCCAGCCCTCGAAGACTCTGATTGAGCAATCGGCCCAATGGGGCGCAATCTGGATGAAACAGGCCACAGCCGACGATCTCTTCTGGCTCCCTTCAACCGCGCCGATTCCACCCGCCGGGCCAACAAAGGTAAAATTCATCTCGACGATCGATGAGTTACTGACCTACCTGCATAAAGCCAATTTGCGCTACCAGTTTGCTCCATGGGGTTGGTCTCCTCATGCCCTTGCACACTTCAAGATGCTCCCCACTTGCTACGTTGATGCCGCACCACCGCCGCTCGATGCCGTCCGATACGGCAACTCACGCCGCTTTGCCTTCGAGATGGAGCAGCAGTTTGGCAGCTTATTAATCGATGGCCAAATACATTTTCATACGCTCACCACCTGCATCTCAACGTCAGCAGAACTCGAAGACTGGAACAACCGTATGAGTGGATCAGCCCACTCCTGGGTGATTAAAGCCGAGTTTGGCATGTCGGGTCGCGAAC from Planctopirus ephydatiae encodes:
- a CDS encoding DMP19 family protein: MKYAAFILGIVVIISIGTFITYRMLRPRHGENGGFSDWLKNPDYKQAAADYFASRKALTIPDDISDEEIQKMVDQLFDEKDKHFNFDRLQLVGMKAVPMLINALNNPKTASMKFGDGGYVPGPASPFERIADLLESSGSPQAAQPLANYMQHNDSYFRKYAAHALGNIGTSECIEPMLRALGDDDDYVRSFAMMGVEGGIRAKRCTPEFLDAMVPALTKLLDRPDNSVSGRAPGLLLAIDTNRAMSILLSSDYFSIENKQLQYIIRALNTAGHKIPHDTLLPLLKTLKPLVADYPHGYNYSEALIAYANHPDASAEELFRSELTSGNEKIQRAAAEALAILSGVTNAREVIFDALDKQGFDQLSSPQKHYYAVFMYDSEVCNGGHSQYFVNSSGDHWKSALAGLKAIGAEKRASILQEATKLFGTAGPSVDNDTRHRQLAAFTSKKDQVVDGLDNRYFECSENVEALLALYAIKHKEHFVVPD
- the hemL gene encoding glutamate-1-semialdehyde 2,1-aminomutase codes for the protein MSVAHSPRSIENRVRLNHSRSEDVFAAAQKLIPGGVNSPARAFGGVGGTPVVMDRGEGPYLYDIDGNRYLDYIGSWGPHILGHRHPMVTAAIHAAVDRGTSFGAPCEAENELAQMVIEAVPSIEMVRMTNSGTEATMSAIRVARGFTGRDRLIKFAGCYHGHVDSLLVSAGSGALTHGVPSSPGIPANVTEHTTVLEYNDCEGLANAFRQQPNQFAAVILEPVVGNMGLVVPSPEFLKLLRELCSQHGTVLIFDEVMTGFRLAYGGAQELFGITPDMTTLGKIIGGGMPVGAYGGRADIMRKVSPVGPVYQAGTLSGNPVAMASGIATLSVLRDERPYATLANYTSRLAQGLSELATKHGLPHTCPHVGSMITLFFNPDVVTGYEVAKRSDTKRFARFFHGMLERGIYLACSQFEAHFVSAALTEDHLKQTLDAADEALGDIA
- a CDS encoding BON domain-containing protein, with protein sequence MRILSLSLLCCIASACGYMDPGTASQPTTPTTSHKVSIPDPSPTNTGINARDRTDVTMTPFDQNENPKDIATTADIRKRIVGSTMSVSAGNTKIMTRNGKVTLRGPVATSAEKSQIDVIAKEVAGTDNVDNQLEVSSNPSTSPEN
- a CDS encoding protein kinase domain-containing protein, with product MTDSADLSTFDLSNRKLGDFQLIRRLGRGGMAEVYLAEQLSLKRSVAVKVLRPEFIQDQTYLKRFQQEAKAAAGLNHANIVQVYTIGEADGVQFIAQEYVQGRNLKEYLVRKGALDVNAAMQIMRQVASALQVAGAAGIIHRDIKPENILLTRKGEAKVADFGLAQLTRPGEKVELTQVGVTMGTPLYMSPEQVNGKPLDVRSDIYSFGVLCFHMLCGRPPFQGETALSIAVQHLNVAPPPISDLRPDLPKPLVQLIERMMAKKREDRPADAGVILTDLKQISRLVNQRDETPEVRPLRQPTKTPSMHRTQRQKLIRHALFTLLAMLLVGSASAGVGWLMRTPDPFLEPAKNTDQVPQQETAQAQYYYALTRGYDEAAWKSVITYFPDAGLENRRAKEQLAIIYLKSDRLPQAEEICQQFLRDGEQDPTLRAHGLAGLAVIESLRGNAAASQNYIQQYQALRKEISPELGRLLQETINRQGRANRSSTSMNIDNWYLSPGLNEPQERAPGRDFRRQS